The proteins below are encoded in one region of Methanosarcina barkeri 3:
- a CDS encoding RNA-protein complex protein Nop10, producing the protein MGQKIRKCKNCGRYTLREICPVCGGKTASPNPVRFSPQDPYGRYRRMAKKG; encoded by the coding sequence TTGGGACAAAAGATCCGCAAATGCAAAAATTGCGGTAGGTACACTTTAAGGGAAATTTGTCCGGTTTGCGGGGGAAAAACTGCCTCCCCAAATCCGGTTCGCTTTTCTCCTCAGGACCCTTATGGCAGGTACCGCAGAATGGCAAAGAAAGGATAA